In Patescibacteria group bacterium, the genomic window AGCTCGCTTTTAGTTTATTCTTATCTTAATTTCGTAAAGTCAGCACCCGGTTTTTTTTCCGGAATGGTATTAGCTCGATTGTTAAAAACAATTGTTATCTACTGCGACTCTTTACTATAATAAAATAAACCCGAGCTTTTAAAAATTCTGTTAAGCTTATTTATAAATCCTTTAAAAATGCTAATTTTTCTATTAAAATTAAGAATATGAAAAGAGCCTTTATAACAGGCGTTTTAGGTTTTGTTGGGGCACATTTAGCAAAGAAATTATTAGAGAAAGGATATGATGTTATAGGTTTATGTTATCATCATAGGCCCCTAACCACTTTGAACCTTTTGGGTTTAGATAATAAAATCACAAGAATTTATGGAAATGTATGTGATAGAGAATTAATAAAAAAAGTACTGGTTAATTATGATATCGATAATATTTATCATTTAGCCGGAATTACAATAGTAAGTAAAGCCTTAAGAGATCCCTTGAATACCTTCAAAACCAATTGTATTGGAACAGCAACCCTTTTAGATGTTTGCAGAGATTTTAAAAATATTTCTTCTATTTTAATAGGATCAACAGATAAAATCTATGGTGAAGGCTTAGGTAAAACTGAAGATGATGTTTTGAATGCTAAAGGGATTTACGAAACCTCAAAAATATGCCTAGATTACATAGCCAGGAGTTTTTATCATATATATAAACTTCCTATAACTATAGCAAGAACTTGCAATATTTATGGAGAATATGATCTTAACAAGAGAATAATCCCCAATACTATAAAGGCATTAAAAAACAATCAACAGCCCGTGATCTTTAAAGATGATAAGTCAATGAGAGAGTATATCTATGTGGATGATGCTTGTGATGCATACATCATACTAAGTGAAAATATCAAGAGAAGTAAGGGTGAGGTTTTTAATATTGGAAGTGAAGAAGTCGCAACTCAAGATGAAATAGTCATGAGATTGATAGATATTTCTGCCGGACATATAGCACCAAAATTTGTAAAAAAGCCAGAAATATTTGAGATTTATCAGCAAACAATAGATTTTGATAAAATTAAAAAAACTTTCAATTGGAGGCCTTCTTACTCTCTCGATAGGGGTTTGAGGAGGACATGGGAAAGATGGAAATTTTAAAATTAAGAGCATGGAAATTCATACTGTTTGAAAGATTTATTTGGCTTCTAAACCCAATTTTTTATATAGTGCTCGTAAAAAAAATATTTTCACTGGGATTTATTCCAGATTTTTTTATTTTAGTTGCATCTATATTTTTTTTCTTTTCATTCTCAGTTTTGATAAATGATTATATTGATATGCCTTATGATATTAAAGTAAAAAAGAAGAGAGTTGTTCATAAATTACCTAAGTTTCATATTTTTATCCTTCTAATTTTTACTTTTATACTTTGTCTAATTACTGCATTTTTGATAGGAAAATTTTATTCAATTTTATATTTTATCGGCTTTATATTAGCAATTTTTTATTCTGTATTTCCGATAAGGTTAAAAGAAAGGGGATTTTTAGGAATATTAACTGATGTTATAATAGAACTTATTCCAGTTCTCTTTATATTCTCAGTCTTTTCATATTTTGGTTTTGATGCTATAGTTTTTATTTTATTCTATCTTTTTGTTCAAATAACTTCTATGATAGAGCATCAGATAAAAGATTATGATAGCGATTTAAAAACTCATACAAATACATTTACAGTAGAAAAAGGGCTTAAGGTAGCAAATAGATTAGTTGGTATTTTTTCTATGGTATCTGCTGGACTTCTTTTTATCCTATTTTATTTTTATCTTAAAATAGAATATGTCTATTTAATCTTACCTATCTGGTTATCACGATTTGTACTTCCAAATTCAGTTTTAAAGGAAAATATAGCCAGTTTTAAAGTCCCTTTCTATTTTGCTGATTTAGTATATGTAAGCTTTTTCCATATTTTAACACTCCTTTTATCTTTTCTTCTGACCCTAAAATTTTTACCATACTTATCTATTTTATTTTTCACACTTTTTTGTGACCTCCATTTTATTAAAGGATCGATTACCGCCAGAATAAGAGGACTAATATGAAAATAGCCATATGTTACAATAGATTTGATATAATGGGTGGAGCAGAAAGAGTGGTAATTAAAATAGCTAAATTATTTAATGCTGATATATTTACTTTGATTTATAGACCAAAAGAAATTTATAAGGAAGTTCAAGGGTTCAAGATTACAGATTTAAAAATTTTTGATTTACCAAAACAAAGAATATTTTATCCTTGGATATATAGCATTTTCAATGGTTTAGGGATACTAAAGTTCCGGTTATTAGATTTAAGTGGTTATGATTTGGTCATTACATGTGGAAGATTAGCATTCTTTGCAAAAGGTAAAAAAACAATACACGTTTGTATTAATATGGCGACTTTTGACTTTCAAGAACATTTATTAAACTATCTAGGGGAATCTTACGGAGCTCATGTAAAATTTATAGCCAATGTTTGGTGGGAAATAAAGAAATTATTAGAAAAATGGGCTGCCAAAAGGATTGATATAATAATAGCCATCTCAAAACATCTTCAATCTAAAATTAAAAGACATTATAACAAAGAATCTATTGTTGTCTACCCCTCAGTAAATATAAAAAAATTTAAATTTTGTAAATCAAAAGATTACTTCTTAAGCGTACAGAGATTGAGTCCAGAAAAAAGGGTTGAATTACAAATTGAGATATTTAAAAAATTACCTAAAGAAAAATTGATTATGGTAGGAGGCTATAAAGAAATTGAATATAAAAATAAAATTGAAAAAATAATAAGAAAATCAAAAAACATAGAAAGGGTAGGGAGTGTTAGCGAAGAAAAATTAATCGATTTGTATTCCCACTCTAAAGCCGTTATTCAGACGGGTATAGATGAGCCGTTTGGTATAGTGCCAATAGAAGCAATGGCTTCTGGAAAACCTGTTTTGGCCGTTGATGAAGGTGGATTTAGGGAGACTATATTAAATGGAGAAACTGGGATTTTGATAAAGAAACCTTACGTTGAAAATTTTATTAAAGCAATAAAAAACTTCAACTCTTATAAATTTAATCCCGAAGTTTGTATGAAAAGAACAAAGCTATTTTCTGAAGAAATCTTTATCAAAAAAATGAAAGAAGTAATTAAGAAAGTAATTAGTAATAGTTAACCTTTAGTTTATAGGAAATATAAA contains:
- a CDS encoding GDP-mannose 4,6-dehydratase; the encoded protein is MKRAFITGVLGFVGAHLAKKLLEKGYDVIGLCYHHRPLTTLNLLGLDNKITRIYGNVCDRELIKKVLVNYDIDNIYHLAGITIVSKALRDPLNTFKTNCIGTATLLDVCRDFKNISSILIGSTDKIYGEGLGKTEDDVLNAKGIYETSKICLDYIARSFYHIYKLPITIARTCNIYGEYDLNKRIIPNTIKALKNNQQPVIFKDDKSMREYIYVDDACDAYIILSENIKRSKGEVFNIGSEEVATQDEIVMRLIDISAGHIAPKFVKKPEIFEIYQQTIDFDKIKKTFNWRPSYSLDRGLRRTWERWKF
- a CDS encoding UbiA family prenyltransferase, producing MEILKLRAWKFILFERFIWLLNPIFYIVLVKKIFSLGFIPDFFILVASIFFFFSFSVLINDYIDMPYDIKVKKKRVVHKLPKFHIFILLIFTFILCLITAFLIGKFYSILYFIGFILAIFYSVFPIRLKERGFLGILTDVIIELIPVLFIFSVFSYFGFDAIVFILFYLFVQITSMIEHQIKDYDSDLKTHTNTFTVEKGLKVANRLVGIFSMVSAGLLFILFYFYLKIEYVYLILPIWLSRFVLPNSVLKENIASFKVPFYFADLVYVSFFHILTLLLSFLLTLKFLPYLSILFFTLFCDLHFIKGSITARIRGLI
- a CDS encoding glycosyltransferase; the protein is MKIAICYNRFDIMGGAERVVIKIAKLFNADIFTLIYRPKEIYKEVQGFKITDLKIFDLPKQRIFYPWIYSIFNGLGILKFRLLDLSGYDLVITCGRLAFFAKGKKTIHVCINMATFDFQEHLLNYLGESYGAHVKFIANVWWEIKKLLEKWAAKRIDIIIAISKHLQSKIKRHYNKESIVVYPSVNIKKFKFCKSKDYFLSVQRLSPEKRVELQIEIFKKLPKEKLIMVGGYKEIEYKNKIEKIIRKSKNIERVGSVSEEKLIDLYSHSKAVIQTGIDEPFGIVPIEAMASGKPVLAVDEGGFRETILNGETGILIKKPYVENFIKAIKNFNSYKFNPEVCMKRTKLFSEEIFIKKMKEVIKKVISNS